The Patescibacteria group bacterium sequence ATATTGAAATAATAGTTTATTTCAAGTATAATTTGAACATTATGATTCAAACTATAAATTTTGCTCCTGGTGATGTTGTCAGAGTCCACCAGAAAATTAAAGAAGGTGATAAAACACGTATTCAAGTTTTTCAAGGTACTGTTACTCAAATTCGTGGACGTTCTGAAAATAAAAGTTTTACAGTTAAAAAGACAGTTCAAGGTGTTGATGTGGAAAGAATTTGGCAGGTTAACTCACCTAACATTGAAAAAATTGAAGTCAAAGAACATCCCAAAAAGAGAGTGAGAAGAGCGCGTTTAACATACTTCTAAAATTTAGTTTTAAATTATTGGTGTAGTTTTAAATATTTACAGAGAATATATTTTTTTCCTCAATGCATATTCTAAACTAAGATTATGCGTATCACTAAACAAGAAGAAGGTAAGAGGGGAGAAGATTATGCAGTATCTTATCTTCAAAAAAATGGATATAAAATAATTGAACGTAATTTCCGTACAAGAAACGGTGAAATTGACATTATTGCCGTGGATACAACTGAAAAACCATCTGTACTAGCCTTTATTGAGGTTAAGACTAGATCTTCTCAACAGTTTGGTAAACCCATTGAATCAATAAACTATTTTAAGCTTCAAACTTTGCAAAAAACTGCAATTTTCTATGCTCATACACATCCTAATTTACCAACTCAGTTGAGAATTGATGCAGTAACGGTGCTTTTTGATTATTCTAATAATTTGAAAGAAATCAGTTTAATTAAAAATATCAGTTAGTTCTTGCTTTGTGGAGTGAGTCCTGATATGCTTCGCTCTATGGGAGAGAAAAAAGTAAAGATAGTCGCTACAATTGGACCAGCAAGTAACTCGTATAAAATTCTTCTAGAGTTGGCAAAAGCAGGTGTTGATGTATATAGGATAAATCTTGCCCATCAACCACGAGAATCAATAGTCGAGTTAATTAAGACAATAAGACGTGTTGAAAAAGCAATAAAAAGACCATTGGCTATTATGGGAGATCTTGCAGGTCCAAAGATTAGAGTGGGTAGAGTAGCCCCCAATATTATCCTTGCTAATAATCAACAAATTCTAATTACCAAAAAGACAGTAATCGGAAACACTGAGGCTATTTCTATAAATTACCCAACAATTATCCCTCAACTGAAGAAGAATGCAGAAATTTACGTTGATGATGGAAAGATTCGTATGCTTGTTGAAAAGGAAGGGGAAGATAAAGTACTTGCACGAGTTATTGTTGGTGGTACTCTTCTCTCCTATAAAGGATTCTACGCACAAGGGCTAACCCTTGCCAATCATGGTCTGACGAAAAAAGATAAAGAAGATATTCAACTGATTGTAAATGCAGGAGTAGATGCTCTTGCAATATCTTTTGTACAAACAGAAAAAGATGTTGACGCTGTTAAAAAACTTCTTCCTCAAGATTCAGCTATTATGCTCATTGCAAAAATCGAAACGTCCAAAGCAATTGAACAGATAGAAAAAATTCTTACTATCTCTGATGGAATTATGGTAGCACGAGGAGATTTAGGTCTTGCTGTTCCTATGTCTCAAGTTCCACATTTGCAAAAACGTCTCATAAGTCTTGCACTCCAAAGAGCAAAACCGGTAATCACAGCAACACAAATGCTTGAGTCCATGACTACTAATCCACTTCCAACAAGAGCTGAAGTGACTGATGTTGCCAATGCTATTTTGGATGGAACAGATGCCGTGATGTTATCTAGTGAAACTGCTATGGGGAAATTTCCGGTAGAAACAGTAAAAATGATGTCTCAAATTATCCAT is a genomic window containing:
- a CDS encoding pyruvate kinase, coding for MLRSMGEKKVKIVATIGPASNSYKILLELAKAGVDVYRINLAHQPRESIVELIKTIRRVEKAIKRPLAIMGDLAGPKIRVGRVAPNIILANNQQILITKKTVIGNTEAISINYPTIIPQLKKNAEIYVDDGKIRMLVEKEGEDKVLARVIVGGTLLSYKGFYAQGLTLANHGLTKKDKEDIQLIVNAGVDALAISFVQTEKDVDAVKKLLPQDSAIMLIAKIETSKAIEQIEKILTISDGIMVARGDLGLAVPMSQVPHLQKRLISLALQRAKPVITATQMLESMTTNPLPTRAEVTDVANAILDGTDAVMLSSETAMGKFPVETVKMMSQIIHDALPYIPRRQFDDEHTLGGALSSNIGRIADQLNARLVVAFTHTGRAAHRIARHRYPQTIIALCPVPSRIRWMCFSWGVSPFLISPTQGFSDMRSQARDIAIKNPILKLKKGEPFLIVAGMPFGQSGTTNMIFIDRI